In Massilia sp. METH4, the genomic window GGGCGGCGCCGGCCACGCTCGCGCAGCGCCCCACCGCGTCCAGCCCCGAGGATTCGAAGCCTTCCGCCTTTCCCGTGCTCGCCTGCGAAGCGCCGCTGCCGGCGCAGTCGCGGAAGGCAGCGCTGGCCGGCACCGCCCTGCCGGTACCGCGGTTCGAGGTGCGGCGCATCGTCGTCATCGGCGATACCGGCTGCCGGCTGAAGAAGGCCGATCATGCCTGGCAAGCCTGCAACGATCCCGAGCAATTCCCGTTCGCCGACGTGAGCGCGGCGGCCGCGCGCTGGCAGCCCGACCTGGTGGTCCACGTGGGCGACTATCACTACCGTGAAAATCCCTGCCCGGAAGGCAACGCCGGCTGCGCCGGCAGCCCGTGGGGCTATGGCTGGGATACCTGGCGCGAGGATTTCTTCCGCCCCGCCGAACCGCTGCTGCGGGCAGCGCCCTGGGTGGTCGTGCGCGGCAACCATGAAAGCTGCGCCCGGGCCGGCCAGGGTTGGTGGCGCTTCCTCGACCCGCGCCCATTGCAGGCTGGCCGCGACTGCAATGCGGCGGCGGACGATGCCACGGGCGACTACAGCGATCCCTATGCGGTGCCGCTGGGCGGCGATGCACAACTGCTGGTGGTGGATACGGCCGCCACGTCCTGGCGCGGCTTGAAGCCGGGCGATACCGGCTACGCCCGCTACCGCGACGTGTATGCCGGAACCGAGGCGCTGTCGCAACGCGCCACCTGGAACCTGCTGGCGAACCACCACCCCGTGCTGGGCTTCGGAGCGGGCCTGGACAAGGCGAGCCGGGTACGCCTGGAACTGGGCGACGCCGGCTTGCAGCAGAGCTTTGGTTCCGTCAATCCGATGCTGTTGCCGCCGCGTGTGCAGGCCCTGCTGTCCGGCCATGTGCATCTGTGGCAACAAATCGGGTTCAAGACCGACCACCCCAGCCAGTTCGTGGCCGGCTTTTCCGGCACGCTGGAGGATGTGGTGCCGCTGCCGGACGACGTATCCACGATCGAACCGGCGCCCGGCGCGCGCATCGCCAGCTTTTCCGCCTGGCAGGGCGGCTTCGGCTTCATGACGATGGAGCGCACCGGCCCCGATGCCTGGAACGTGGAA contains:
- a CDS encoding metallophosphoesterase codes for the protein MRSLSTSSCTLLPALLAGAILAGCATTAPLPPDVLSAYVVLGEEGAATARVITAAASCPTLDVDGRPVPMAVRAAPATLAQRPTASSPEDSKPSAFPVLACEAPLPAQSRKAALAGTALPVPRFEVRRIVVIGDTGCRLKKADHAWQACNDPEQFPFADVSAAAARWQPDLVVHVGDYHYRENPCPEGNAGCAGSPWGYGWDTWREDFFRPAEPLLRAAPWVVVRGNHESCARAGQGWWRFLDPRPLQAGRDCNAAADDATGDYSDPYAVPLGGDAQLLVVDTAATSWRGLKPGDTGYARYRDVYAGTEALSQRATWNLLANHHPVLGFGAGLDKASRVRLELGDAGLQQSFGSVNPMLLPPRVQALLSGHVHLWQQIGFKTDHPSQFVAGFSGTLEDVVPLPDDVSTIEPAPGARIASFSAWQGGFGFMTMERTGPDAWNVEVHDRDGLVRNRCRLQGRQSSCAIGRVE